The Pirellulales bacterium genomic sequence GTTGCACTTCGAGCACAGGCCGAACCGCTTCCATCTCTGGGTCATCGAATTCCCCTGCCTGCGCGGCGACGAATTTCCGGCGGACCGCCGCCGCCATTTGCGAAGAGAGCGGAAACCGGCCGCCATCCCACCGCGGCACGATGCCGCTCGCTTTCTTCGCCTTGCGGACATAGGCCGTCAGATCCCGGACCCGCACGAACTCCAGCGTCTTGCCGGCAAATGCGAAGCAATCTCCGGGGCGCAATCGGGCAATAAACGACTCTTCGATCGTGCCGAGAGATTTGCCGCTGAGAAACTTGACGAGCACCGCGGCATCGCTCGTGATGGTTCCGATCGACAGGCGGTGCCATCGGGCCACTTGATTCGATAACGGCTCGAACCGGTCGCCCCGTGGCATGACACGGCTGTATTGGGGATAGGCCCGCAGCGAATGTCCGCCGCGAACCACGAAATCGAGCGCCCACTGCCACTGGGCGCCGGTGAGGTTGCGGAACGCGTATGCCGTGCGCACTTCGTCGAACAGTTCGCGCTCGACGAACCCGCCGGCGAGCGACATCGTGATCATGTGCTGCACCAACAGATCCATCGGCAACTCGACGGGCGTGCGATCTTCGATATCGAGGGCCAAGGCTGCGGCTCGGGCAGCCGCGTATTCGACGAGTTCGAACGCATGCGTCGGCACGCACAACACGCGGCTCACGGCCCCCGGCCGATGCCCGCTGCGGCCGGCACGCTGCAAAAGCCGCGCGATCCCTTTCGGGCTGCCGACCTGAATCACTTGATCGACGGGCGAGAAATCGACTCCCAAATCGAGGCTCGATGTACAGACCACGCAGCGAATCGTTCCCTCGCGCAATCGCCGCTCGACATAGGACCGCAAGTCGCGATCGATCGAGCCGTGATGCACCGCCAGTTCAGCAGCCCATTTCGGTTTGGCCGCCAGGAGCGCGCGAAACCAGATTTCGGCCTGCGAACGTGTATTGGTGAACAACAGCGTCGTACCGGCTTTCTCGATCGCTTCGACGACTTGCGGCAAAAGGCGCAGTCCGAGGTGTCCGGCCCAAGGAAATCGCGCGATATCGCGGGGCAAGATCGTGCGAATTTCGATTTCCTTATCCGACGAACCGGAGATAATCTCCTCCGCCTCGCGCCGTACCTCGCGAGGGTGAAAATCGCCCAGCAGAACATCGGCCGATTGCCGCACATTTCCGAGCGTTGCCGAAAGCCCCCATGTGCGGAGATTCGGGTTCCAAGTTCGAAGCCGCGCCAATCCAAGCTCCGTTTGCACGCCGCGCTTCGTGCCGAGCAGTTCGTGCCACTCATCGACGACGACGCAGCGCATTCCCCGCAACCGCGATTCCGCGTCGGGATAGGAAAGCATAAGCGAAAGACTCTCGGGCGTGGTGACGAGCGCGGTCGGCAAGCGATCTCGCTGACGGCGACGATCGGCGGCCGAGGTGTCGCCGGTGCGCAGATCGACGGTCCAAGGCAATTTCATGTCCGCAACTGGAGTTCGCAGCGACACAACCAGATCGTTCGCCAGCGCCCGCATCGGAGTGATCCAAAGGACTCGCAACGCCTCCGGATTGTTTGGCCAAGCAGCCGGATCGGGATGCTCATTCAGCCATTCTTGCAGCACGGCCATCCAGATCGAATACGATTTGCCGGTGCCGGTCGGAGCCTGCACCACACCGCTCCGGCCGTTCAAATACGCGGCCCAAGTGCGGCGCTGGTAATCCGCTGGCTGCCACG encodes the following:
- a CDS encoding ligase-associated DNA damage response DEXH box helicase, translating into MIAPRSDKSRKAALGTGGIDAWFAGRSWQPADYQRRTWAAYLNGRSGVVQAPTGTGKSYSIWMAVLQEWLNEHPDPAAWPNNPEALRVLWITPMRALANDLVVSLRTPVADMKLPWTVDLRTGDTSAADRRRQRDRLPTALVTTPESLSLMLSYPDAESRLRGMRCVVVDEWHELLGTKRGVQTELGLARLRTWNPNLRTWGLSATLGNVRQSADVLLGDFHPREVRREAEEIISGSSDKEIEIRTILPRDIARFPWAGHLGLRLLPQVVEAIEKAGTTLLFTNTRSQAEIWFRALLAAKPKWAAELAVHHGSIDRDLRSYVERRLREGTIRCVVCTSSLDLGVDFSPVDQVIQVGSPKGIARLLQRAGRSGHRPGAVSRVLCVPTHAFELVEYAAARAAALALDIEDRTPVELPMDLLVQHMITMSLAGGFVERELFDEVRTAYAFRNLTGAQWQWALDFVVRGGHSLRAYPQYSRVMPRGDRFEPLSNQVARWHRLSIGTITSDAAVLVKFLSGKSLGTIEESFIARLRPGDCFAFAGKTLEFVRVRDLTAYVRKAKKASGIVPRWDGGRFPLSSQMAAAVRRKFVAAQAGEFDDPEMEAVRPVLEVQRAWSYLPAANELLIEESKMREGHQLFIYPFAGRSVNEGLGMLLAYRIARQSPASITVTMNDYGIELLSSVPLSFDEPQWRRLLSTEALLDDLLACLNTSELARRQFRDIARVAGLVFSGYPGAPRSVRQLQASSGLLYDVFVEYDPENLLLAQARREVLVQQLESSRLHAVLERIAGMALLITVTPRLTPLAFPLWAARIQTSHLSTERWTTRIERMVQQLEKAAMAEVG